Proteins encoded within one genomic window of Scheffersomyces stipitis CBS 6054 chromosome 3, complete sequence:
- a CDS encoding predicted protein, whose product MASIWYALVLLYPATFVATLPFFFLFKQFGSDIARIPVIKFLEDYIIKNYGYFWFTLVYFAFLFGYVQPNGTIPWSKIVHTMKWYGANTVVFFLTQSWFFGFSIFERINIATGGHCLNEEILSEYECKSSGEKWINGFDSSGHFYFIISISLVVGRELLVHLPLPSKIRLPNGSGIDLERATPESRTASTNGTEVQIWDNKQLKLYRLAVVIVALSFMAIWFFMYLITCIFFHTVGEKIVGTIVGGAVPLALAYFDI is encoded by the coding sequence ATGGCTTCCATCTGGTATGCTTTGGTGCTATTGTATCCTGCTACATTCGTAGCGACACTCCcgtttttctttctcttcaagcAGTTCGGTTCCGATATCGCAAGAATACCCGTGATAAAGTTTCTAGAAGACTACATCATTAAGAACTACGGATATTTCTGGTTCACACTAGTATACTTTGCTTTTCTCTTTGGCTATGTTCAACCCAACGGCACAATTCCTTGGAGCAAGATAGTCCACACAATGAAGTGGTACGGAGCCAATACGGTTGTTTTTTTCTTGACTCAGCTGTGGTTCTTTGGATTTCTGATCTTTGAACGGATAAATATAGCTACCGGGGGACATTGTCtcaatgaagaaatatTGTCAGAGTACGAATGTAAATCGTCCGGTGAGAAATGGATCAACGGATTCGACTCTCTGGGCCATTTTTACTTCATCATCTCTATCAGTTTGGTGGTGGGTAGAGAACTCTTGGTACATTTGCCTTTGCCATCTAAAATTAGACTCCCAAATGGTAGTGGAATCGATTTGGAACGGGCAACTCCTGAATCCAGAACTGCTTCTACTAACGGAACCGAGGTCCAGATTTGGGACAATAAACAGCTCAAATTGTACAGGTTGGCAGTTGTTATCGTCGCATTACTGTTCATGGCTATATGGTTCTTCATGTATTTGATCACGTGCATATTCTTTCATACTGTGGGCGAGAAGATAGTAGGTACTATAGTGGGAGGAGCTGTTCCCTTAGCATTGGCATACTTCGATATCTAG
- the CCC2.3 gene encoding copper-transporting P1-type ATPase (copper-transporting P1-type ATPase (CRD1)~go_component membrane~go_function ATP binding; hydrolase activity, acting on acid anhydrides, catalyzing transmembrane movement of substances; metal ion binding; catalytic activity~go_process metal ion transport; metabolism), protein MEHLHINFSNIHCNNCVSSIFTVLSQYFTVSEIKELSKTNPILSINNNDVDVYYSIDSSKPSSEPPMKKIIKSLNKAGFKLLSWEIEKDGTVVLSSSGNASPNVEDIFSADHAEGFFDFLNLYSKFAKSRSTKNHLKNCVTCQLEQTARAAKDRDSENETSTLETVVDQPDKEYRAVFSVTGMTCAACVQSVTAELNNILNGGTPVKSEEPNFSVDLIQQSAVIIIPNKQIINKVVDSINDIGFECRLLEVLPVQRSINTKVTAIISGITCVACANSIQSAVKELPFVLDSGINTVTKTGQFVLEESPSDKVNHLAKLKETIEDCGFDFEVVSKDKINYTSSRKKSRTINISVNGMHCEHCPELVANYLSSYGEAIVINDPITLEHPFIKFTYIPNNDVTVRKFLRDLNHIVPSENEDGYTFNYDEQGVFNCALVESVSMDEHLRKLSKKEILRVAVRLLIATVFAIPTFVFGIVAMSLLPSSHPFRMWVEDPLWAGNVSRNTWILLFLSTPVYFFAADIFHRKAIKEVKSLWLHKNSFKSRLFKFGSMNLLMCLGTSVSYWASIVLLILSAKQEPKSHMGFHTTYFDSVVFLTFFLLIGRLLESYSKSKTASAIANLGSLKVSTATLVDLVDDNFANDEVIDVKYLETGDYIRVATGESPPVDCVIVEGSSEFDESALTGESVPVKHSSGHQIFSGTVNTGSNAVIAKIISLEGDSLIDQIVNTVRDGQMRKAPIERTADLLTGYFVPVITLLAIITWIIWLSLGHSGALPDGYLDIDIGGWTVWSLEFSIAVFVIACPCGIGLAAPTALFVGSGLAAKYGILAKGGGVAFQDGANTNVVCFDKTGTLTLGELQVTDYAFASLNERDSVVKTFALQTARDLELASKHPLAKAVRSFIEGYAFPKHDIKSSQNKVPRVETIPGKGLRGEIEFDNGSDIWNEYKPSEVILGNEALLSDCGVKITADQSEVLNKWKSECKSIILVAIRAKLFGDESFHLVLMLATRDQLRAETKKVIEYLQTHDIECWMITGDNAITAKAIGEEIGIKNIVSEVLPAEKQAQVKKIQQLKKVVVAMVGDGINDAPALATADVGIALSSGADLAVTSSDFILLNKSHPLITLVTLFDLSKTVFRRVKFNFGWSLVYNIIGIPIAAGVIYPYNNTRLSPVWASVAMAASSVSVVSSSLALKLYRPKIKSEDFKLEESAAALEPKEHEF, encoded by the exons ATGGAACATCTCCACATCAACTTTAGCAATATCCATTGCAACAACTGTGTTTCTTCTATATTCACAGTGCTATCTCAGTATTTC ACCGTTTCTGAAATTAAGGAACTCAGCAAGACAAATCCGATCTTGCTGATAAACAACAACGATGTGGACGTCTACTACAGTATCGACTCATCCAAGCCATCCTCCGAACCTCctatgaagaaaatcatcAAATCTCTAAACAAGGCTGGTTTCAAGTTGCTTTCTTGGGAAATAGAGAAAGATGGCACTGTAGTTCTCAGCAGCTCTGGCAATGCTTCGCCAAATGTCGAGGATATCTTTTCAGCCGACCATGCTGAAGGAttttttgacttcttgaacttaTACTCTAAGTTTGCTAAATCTCGTTCTACCAAAAACCACTTGAAAAACTGTGTAACTTGCCAGTTGGAGCAAACGGCCAGAGCTGCTAAGGACAGAGACTCAGAGAACGAGACTTCAACGTTGGAAACTGTAGTGGACCAGCCAGACAAAGAGTACAGAGCCGTCTTTTCAGTCACGGGCATGACATGTGCTGCCTGTGTTCAGTCTGTAACAGctgaattgaacaatattCTCAATGGAGGAACTCCTGTCAAATCAGAGGAGCCCAACTTTTCAGTCGATCTTATCCAACAAAGTGCAGTAATAATCATTCCAAACAAGcaaatcatcaacaaggTCGTAGACTCCATAAATGACATTGGCTTTGAGTGTAGACTCCTAGAGGTGTTGCCAGTGCAGAGATCCATAAACACCAAAGTCACTGCTATCATCAGTGGTATAACCTGTGTAGCTTGTGCCAACTCCATCCAATCTGCAGTCAAAGAATTACCATTTGTGTTGGACTCTGGTATCAATACTGTAACAAAGACCGGACAATTCGTGTTGGAAGAATCTCCTTCTGATAAAGTAAATCATTTGGCCAAGCTCAAGGAGACAATCGAGGACTGCGGCTTCGATTTTGAAGTAGTATCAAAAGATAAGATAAATTATACTtcatcaaggaagaagtcCAGAACAATTAACATCAGTGTTAATGGGATGCACTGTGAACATTGTCCTGAGCTAGTTGCCAATTACTTGTCTAGTTATGGTGAAGCTATAGTCATTAATGATCCCATAACTTTAGAACATCCATTCATCAAGTTTACATACATCCCAAACAATGATGTCACAGTAAGAAAGTTTCTTCGTGACTTGAACCATATTGTTCCAAGTGAAAACGAAGACGGATATACCTTCAATTATGACGAACAAGGTGTATTCAATTGTGCGTTAGTGGAATCTGTTTCTATGGATGAACACTTGAGAAAGCtttccaagaaggagaTTCTTAGAGTCGCCGTAAGACTATTGATTGCTACCGTATTTGCCATTCCTACGTTTGTGTTTGGAATAGTTGCCATGTCATTATTACCTTCCAGTCACCCATTTCGTATGTGGGTCGAAGACCCACTTTGGGCAGGTAACGTCTCTAGAAACACctggatcttgttgtttttaAGTACACCTGTCTATTTCTTTGCGGCGGACATTTTTCATCGCAAGGCGATTAAAGAAGTCAAATCGTTGTGGCTCCATAAGAATTCCTTCAAATCTAGACTATTTAAGTTTGGATCGATGAATTTATTAATGTGTTTGGGTACTTCAGTTTCATACTGGGCTTCTATTGTTTTGTTAATTTTGAGTGCCAAGCAAGAACCTAAGAGCCACATGGGCTTTCACACAACGTACTTTGACTCGGTCGTTTTCttgactttcttcttgttgatcgGAAGGCTTCTTGAAAGCTATTCTAAGAGCAAAACCGCTAGTGCAATTGCGAATTTGGGATCATTGAAAGTTTCGACAGCAACGCTAGTAGATCTTGTCGACGACAATTTTGCTAACGATGAAGTCATCGATGTGAAGTATCTAGAGACAGGTGATTATATTCGTGTAGCTACTGGTGAATCCCCTCCAGTAGACTGTGTCATTGTAGAAGGCTCTTCTGAATTTGACGAATCAGCCTTGACCGGTGAATCAGTACCCGTCAAACATTCATCGGGCCATCAAATATTTTCCGGTACTGTCAATACTGGCAGCAATGCCGTGATAGCAAAAATTATCAGCTTAGAAGGCGATTCGTTGATCGATCAAATTGTCAACACTGTCAGAGATGGTCAGATGAGGAAAGCTCCTATTGAAAGGACTGCAGACTTGTTAACTGGATACTTCGTTCCTGTAATTACGTTATTAGCAATTATTACCTGGATAATCTGGTTGTCTCTTGGACATTCTGGAGCATTGCCTGATGGGTACTTGGATATCGACATCGGTGGTTGGACTGTTTGGTCTTTGGAGTTTTCCATTGCAGTATTTGTTATTGCATGTCCTTGCGGAATTGGACTAGCTGCTCCTACTGCTCTTTTTGTCGGTTCAGGgttggctgcgaaatatGGTATTTTAGCAAAGGGTGGTGGCGTTGCATTCCAAGATGGTGCCAATACCAATGTTGTCTGCTTTGATAAAACTGGTACATTGACCCTTGGTGAATTACAAGTTACTGACTACGCTTTTGCTTCTCTTAATGAAAGGGATAGTGTAGTCAAAACTTTTGCATTACAAACTGCTAGAGATTTGGAGTTGGCATCTAAACATCCTTTGGCTAAAGCTGTCAGATCTTTCATCGAAGGCTACGCATTTCCTAAGCATGACATCAAGAGTAGCCAGAATAAGGTCCCTCGAGTAGAAACAATTCCAGGTAAAGGTCTTCGTGGTGAGATAGAGTTTGATAACGGAAGTGATATTTGGAATGAATACAAACCTTCCGAAGTAATTCTAGGAAATGAAGCTTTGTTGTCTGACTGTGGTGTCAAAATAACCGCTGACCAACTGGAAGTATTGAACAAGTGGAAATCTGAGTGTAAGTCAATCATCCTAGTGGCAATCAGGGCAAAGCTCTTTGGGGATGAACTGTTCCATTTGGTATTGATGTTAGCTACAAGAGACCAGCTTAGAGCAGAGACAAAAAAAGTTATTGAATATCTCCAGACGCACGATATCGAATGCTGGATGATTACTGGTGACAATGCAATTACTGCCAAGGCTATTGGGGAGGAAATTGGTATCAAGAACATAGTCAGTGAAGTTTTACCTGCCGAAAAACAGGCACAAGTCAAAAAGATAcagcagttgaagaaggttgTTGTTGCTATGGTTGGTGATGGTATCAATGATGCTCCAGCTCTTGCAACTGCCGATGTCGGAATTGCTCTTTCTTCAGGTGCCGACTTGGCTGTGACATCTAGTGATTTCATATTGTTGAATAAGTCTCACCCATTGATCACGTTGGTTACATTGTTTGATTTGTCAAAGACTGTGTTCAGAAgagtcaagttcaactttggGTGGAGTTTAGTTTACAATATAATTGGAATCCCAATTGCGGCTGGCGTTATTTATCCGTATAACAACACGAGGTTGAGTCCCGTGTGGGCCAGTGTTGCAATGGCCGCCTCTTCTGTCAGTGTTGTTCTGAGCAGTTTGGCTTTAAAACTCTACAGGCCGAAGATAAAATCagaagatttcaaattggaagaaagtgCCGCTGCTCTAGAACCAAAGGAGCACGAATTCTAG
- the MET23 gene encoding homoserine O-acetyltransferase (Homoserine O-acetyltransferase (Homoserine O-trans-acetylase) (Homoserine transacetylase) (HTA)) — MAFPCLDKLEKKTQDLSNSCNIEDDNISSLDAGPEPSYSYVQTGFKLYKSDKPIFLDNGGYLPEYEVAYETWGQLNAAKDNLVLIHTGLSASSHAKSQPDNTKPGWWEDFIGSGKYIDTDKYFVVCTNVLGGCYGSTGPSSRDPANGEIYATRFPIITVNDMVRAQRELIRNVFEVSKIHASVGASMGGMQSLAYAWEFPDEVNKIVSISGCARSHPYSIALRHTQRQVLMSDPNWKRGFYYGGVPPHVGMKLAREIATVTYRSGPEWEYRFGRNRADDSRPPALCPDFLVETYLDHAGEKFCLEYDANSLLYVSKAMDLFDLSSSNRSKALQKRTATEQSWNSQNNISESHSVPPEPYKEKVGSATVTPEESLEDLRNGISKISHKDVLVIGVESDILFPVWQQREIADVLMQNNTTGDIRYFELGTNISNYGHDTFLLSLDHIGPPVRDFLG; from the coding sequence ATGGCATTCCCATGTCTTGAtaagttggagaagaagaccCAGGATCTCTCCAATTCATGTAACATAGAAGATGACAATATCAGCTCATTAGATGCCGGTCCAGAACCTTCCTATTCTTATGTTCAGACTGGgttcaagttgtacaagtcAGACAAGCCGATTTTCCTTGATAACGGAGGCTATTTACCCGAGTACGAAGTGGCGTATGAAACTTGGGGACAATTGAATGCAGCCAAAGACAACTTAGTGTTGATCCATACTGGCTTATCAGCATCTTCGCATGCCAAATCACAACCAGACAATACCAAGCCGGGATGGTGGGAAGATTTCATTGGTTCTGGAAAATACATTGACACTGATAAATACTTCGTTGTATGTACCAATGTGCTTGGAGGTTGTTATGGATCAACCGGGCCCTCCCTGAGAGACCCAGCCAATGGAGAAATCTATGCTACAAGATTCCCCATCATAACTGTTAACGATATGGTGAGAGCTCAGCGAGAGTTGATCAGAAATGTTTTCGAAGTATCCAAGATTCATGCACTGGTAGGTGCGTCTATGGGTGGCATGCAATCGTTAGCATATGCGTGGGAATTCCCTGACGAAGTCAACAAGATCGTATCTATCAGTGGCTGTGCCAGATCTCATCCATACTCTATTGCATTAAGACATACTCAAAGACAGGTATTGATGAGCGATCCTAATTGGAAGAGAGGATTCTACTACGGAGGTGTGCCTCCTCATGTAGGGATGAAGTTGGCCAGAGAAATCGCTACCGTCACCTACCGTTCTGGACCTGAATGGGAGTACAGATTCGGCAGAAACAGAGCTGATGACTCTCGTCCTCCAGCATTGTGTCCGGATTTCCTCGTCGAAACGTATTTGGACCATGCTGGCGAGAAGTTTTGTTTGGAATACGATGCCAACTCACTTTTGTATGTGTCGAAAGCTATGGACTTGTTTGACTTGAGCTCTTCCAACCGTTCTAAAGCTCTTCAAAAGAGAACTGCTACTGAACAAAGTTGGAATTCGCAGAACAATATCTCCGAATCTCACTCGGTTCCTCCAGAGCCATATAAGGAGAAGGTGGGTTCAGCAACTGTGACTCCTGAGGAGTCTTTAGAAGATTTGAGAAACGGAATCAGCAAGATCTCGCACAAAGATGTGCTAGTCATTGGTGTTGAGTCAGATATCTTGTTTCCAGTGTGGCAACAGCGAGAAATTGCCGATGTCTTAATGCAAAACAATACTACTGGGGATATCCGGTACTTTGAGTTGGGCACCAACATCAGTAACTACGGCCACGACACTTTCTTGTTGAGCTTGGACCATATTGGACCGCCAGTTCGCGATTTCTTGGGTTAG
- the OYE3.2 gene encoding NADH:flavin oxidoreductase/12-oxophytodienoate reductase (NADH:flavin oxidoreductase/12-oxophytodienoate reductase NADPH dehydrogenase (OYE32)~go_function oxidoreductase activity~go_process electron transport), with product MTSSSVGPDYEVPVAKNVDYYSPLPDVASGTFFKEKEADKPPKIFSPLKIRGLTLPNRIGVSPMCQYSADEKFQATPFHLIHYGSILLRGPAITIIEASAVSPEGPLSPHDLGIFNDAQAEKLKPIVDFAHAYKKLIAIQLAHGGRKASGQPLFSHLEQVSDASVGGFPDKTVAPSAIPFRPYGNLPTPNEITKEDIKRVIREFGEAAKRSIEISGFDAIDIHAAHGYLIHEFYSAFSNKRTDEYGGSFENRIRFLLEVIDSVRSNIPESVPVFLRISASDNVDDPDAWTIEDSIKLAKIVADKGIDLIDVSSGGNIYKQQSRSKLQTADKPIHEPFARAIKEAVGDKLLVSCVANLERDPKQTAELIEEGSFDLALMGKGFMKNPGLVWHFADVLGVKTHQIQQYNWVFNPKREGIAELIARTEKLSAQESAQ from the coding sequence ATgacctcttcttctgttggaCCAGACTACGAAGTGCCCGTTGCCAAAAACGTTGATTACTACTCGCCATTACCAGATGTTGCTTCAGGaacattcttcaaagaaaaggaagctGACAAGCCTCCTAAGATTTTTCTGCCTTTGAAAATAAGGGGTTTGACCTTGCCCAACAGGATCGGGGTTTCGCCAATGTGCCAATACTCAGCCGATGAAAAGTTCCAAGCTACTCCTTTCCATTTAATTCACTATGGACTGATACTTCTCAGGGGTCCTGCGATCACCATCATCGAAGCCAGTGCTGTTTCTCCCGAAGGTCCGTTATCTCCCCACGATTTAGGAATTTTCAATGACGCTCAAGCCGAAAAATTGAAACCTATTGTAGATTTCGCTCATGCCTACAAAAAATTGATTGCTATCCAATTGGCCCATGGTGGTAGAAAGGCTAGTGGTCAGCCTTTGTTCAgccatcttgaacaagtttctGATGCTAGCGTAGGTGGTTTCCCAGACAAGACCGTTGCTCCTTCTGCCATTCCCTTCAGACCCTACGGTAACTTGCCCACTCCCAATGAGATTACCAAAGAAGACATCAAGAGAGTCATTAGAGAATTCGGTGAAGCTGCAAAGAGATCCATTGAAATCAGTGGATTTGATGCCATCGACATCCATGCTGCACATGGCTACTTGATTCATGAGTTCTACAGTGCTTTCTCAAACAAAAGAACTGACGAATATGGAGGAAGTTTTGAAAACAGAATTAGATTCCTTTTGGAAGTCATCGACAGTGTAAGACTGAACATTCCCGAGTCTGTCCCTGTGTTCTTGAGAATATCTGCTAGTGATAACGTCGATGATCCAGACGCCTGGACTATCGAGGACTCCATCAAATTAGCCAAAATAGTAGCTGACAAGGGTATTGATTTGATTGACGTTTCTTCCGGTGGAAACATCTACAAGCAGCAATCGAGATCCAAGCTTCAAACCGCCGACAAGCCTATCCACGAACCATTTGCCAGAGCAATCAAGGAAGCCGTCGGTGACAAGTTGCTTGTATCCTGTGTTGCCAATCTTGAACGCGACCCAAAGCAAACAGCAGAATTAATCGAAGAGGGATCCTTTGATTTGGCTTTGATGGGTAAAGGATTCATGAAGAACCCAGGCTTAGTATGGCATTTTGCTGATGTCTTGGGTGTTAAAACTCATCAAATCCAGCAATACAACTGGGTCTTCAATCCAAAGAGAGAAGGAATCGCAGAATTGATTGCAAGAACTGAAAAGCTTCTGGCTCAAGAGTCTGCTCAATAA
- a CDS encoding predicted protein (go_function catalytic activity) → MSSQSADSSEPPSISTSTSSNSNRVPGTARARNSTSSEQLLDSSDPFFGLSFKVGVAENKNTTFRNRMEDVHTYIANFAERVDWGYFAIFDGHAGKGTARWCGNNLHTLLENEIDSHDDNAAPLSGRFDLKDNLCNAFVKADELIEKEGAGSSGSTAAVAVLRWETPSAESKSESKSATSTSENSTSNTLNPPISFDFVPAFNHRRMLYTSNVGDSRIVLCRGGKPYRLSYDHKAIDVNEVNRIRSSGGLVMKNRVNGVLAVTRSLGDSYMKDIVIGRPFTTATEITPEDEFLIIACDGVWDVISDQKACRFVQNLFDSDRDNADPQAAAKKLCQLAIDNSTTDNVTVMIVKFDKNVFNHRLQ, encoded by the exons ATGAGCTCGCAATCCGCAGATTCGTCGGAGCCTCCGTCCATATCCACGTCTACATCTTCTAATAGTAACAGAGTACCGGGAACAGCCCGAGCCCGCAACTCGACTAGTCTGGAACAGTTGTTGGATTCCAGTGATCCGTTCTTTGGACTCTCGTTCAAAGTTGGAGTCGCCGAAAACAAAAATACAAccttcagaaacagaatgGAAGATGTCCATACCTATATTGCAAACTTTGCCGAACGTGTCGATTGGGGCTACTTTGCCATTTTTGACGGCCATGCCGGCAAAGGAACTGCCAGATGGTGTGGAAACAATTTGCACACCTTGCTAGAAAACGAGATCGATAGCCATGACGACAATGCAGCTCCCTTGCTGGGCCGTTTTGACTTGAAAGACAATCTTTGTAATGCATTCGTAAAAGCTGACGAGTTGATAGAAAAGGAAGGCGCAGGCTCTTCTGGCAGCACTGCAGCAGTAGCAGTACTTCGTTGGGAAACT CCATCAGCCGAAAGTAAATCTGAAAGCAAATCTGCAACTAGCACATCGGAAAACTCTACTTCCAATACTCTTAATCCGCCAATCAGTTTTGACTTCGTACCGGCATTTAACCACCGAAGAATGCTCTATACGTCTAACGTGGGCGATCTGAGAATAGTCTTGTGTCGTGGAGGTAAACCTTACAGACTCTCGTACGACCACAAGGCAATAGACGTAAACGAAGTAAATAGAATTAGACTGTCGGGAGGTTTGGTAATGAAGAACAGAGTCAACGGTGTTCTTGCTGTTACAAGATCGCTAGGAGACTCGTATATGAAAGATATCGTCATTGGACGACCATTCACGACTGCTACTGAAATCACACCTGAAGACGAATTCTTGATCATAGCGTGTGACGGTGTTTGGGATGTGATTTCCGACCAGAAAGCTTGTAGATTTGTCCAAAACTTGTTCGATAGTGACAGGGATAATGCTGATCCACAGGCTGCTGCAAAGAAATTGTGCCAATTGGCAATCGACAACTCAACCACCGATAACGTAACTGTCATGATAGTAAAGTTTGATAAGAATGTGTTCAACCACAGATTACAATAG
- a CDS encoding predicted protein, with the protein MAVEIPYKPVNKVVVDFVDYNGAKFRTASWSVPEGSTRKGKIIFVHGFAESHEIYTEFFDNLTSKGYDVFIFEQRGAGETSPGKLVGKTDDFHTFNDLDFFIKRNYDARTDESEKFFLGGHSMGGGISLNYAIRGKYKDYIKGIFVSGPLIKLHPDSEPNVVVRSLSPVINFLVPFLKIDSKLNYDYITSNDRWKNYIIQHDKKLIGTVRQFNDMFVRGEDLLKKDFVSKFSPEIALLVLHGTEDHINYIKGTDEFVKLLPSAIEKQFYPIEGARHSLFIEREELYEDILAKVLAFLDSH; encoded by the coding sequence ATGGCCGTAGAGATTCCATACAAACCTGTCAACAAGGTTGTTGTAGACTTTGTTGATTACAACGGCGCCAAGTTCAGAACAGCCTCGTGGTCGGTTCCTGAAGGTTCGACGAGAAAGGGGAAAATCATCTTTGTTCACGGCTTCGCAGAGCTGCACGAAATCTACACCGAATTCTTTGACAATTTGACCAGCAAGGGTTACGACGTTTTTATCTTTGAGCAACGTGGAGCTGGGGAAACATCTCCGGGTAAATTGGTAGGAAAGACTGACGATTTCCACACTTTCAACGATTTGGACTTTTTCATCAAACGTAACTACGATGCCAGAACGGACgaatctgaaaagttcTTCTTAGGTGGTCATTCCATGGGTGGAGGCATCTCGCTTAACTACGCCATTCGTGGGAAATACAAGGACTACATCAAGGGTATCTTCGTTAGCGGTccattgatcaagttgcaTCCAGACTCGGAGCCCAATGTGGTAGTCAGATCGTTATCCCCTGTGATCAACTTTTTGGTTCCATTTTTGAAGATAGACTCAAAGTTGAACTACGACTACATTACCTCTAACGACAGGTGGAAAAACTACATCATTCAGCacgacaagaagttgatagGCACTGTTAGACAATTCAACGATATGTTTGTTAGAGGCGAAGACTTGCTAAAGAAGGACTTCGTTTCCAAGTTCAGCCCTGAAATTGCGCTTTTGGTACTCCACGGTACTGAAGACCACATTAACTACATCAAGGGTACAGATGAATTTGTCAAACTCTTGCCTTCTGCCATCGAGAAGCAGTTCTATCCTATCGAAGGAGCCAGACACTCTCTTTTCATTGAAAGAGAGGAGCTTTACGAAGATATCTTGGCCAAGGTGTTGGCTTTCTTGGACAGCCATTGA